One window of Leifsonia sp. AK011 genomic DNA carries:
- a CDS encoding helix-turn-helix domain-containing protein, with product MDPSEFNARCSIARTLEVVGEKWTLLILREAFRGRTRFSEFRDALGVARDILAARLTVLVDNGVMAKRAYRDENSREREEYVLTDAGRDLRPVLAALTEWGDAHRRLPEGPTARFVDRSTGAPVHLVFVTEGGELVDPALVTSEFTEAATL from the coding sequence ATGGACCCCTCCGAATTCAACGCACGATGCTCCATTGCGAGGACCCTCGAGGTCGTCGGCGAGAAGTGGACGCTGCTGATCCTGCGAGAGGCCTTCCGGGGCAGGACCCGGTTCAGCGAATTCCGGGACGCGCTGGGTGTCGCGCGCGACATCCTCGCCGCTCGGCTGACCGTCCTCGTGGACAACGGGGTCATGGCCAAGCGCGCCTATCGCGACGAGAACTCCCGCGAGCGGGAGGAGTACGTGCTGACGGATGCTGGCCGCGACCTCCGCCCGGTGCTCGCGGCCCTCACCGAGTGGGGCGACGCCCACCGCCGCCTGCCCGAGGGACCGACGGCGCGATTCGTCGATCGGTCGACGGGCGCGCCGGTGCATCTTGTCTTCGTGACCGAGGGGGGAGAACTGGTCGACCCTGCCCTCGTGACGAGCGAGTTCACCGAAGCGGCGACCCTCTGA
- a CDS encoding Tm-1-like ATP-binding domain-containing protein, whose amino-acid sequence MTHAIVALVGTLDTKGSEYRWMADRLAESGVDVVILDAGTHDPEGFDAEIDFPREALARAAGSDIETLIAANDRGAAVTVMGEGAAAITQHLLEEGRLNGVLALGGSGGSSIAARAVRDLPIGLPKLIVSTMASGDVSPYVGASDVTLMYSVVDIAGINQVSRVVLGNAAAAIAGMASAHAAREADPEESDDRPLIAASMFGVTTPAVDAARQRLEQLGYEVLVFHATGSGGRALESLARSGLLAGVLDLTTTELADDLVGGILSAGPDRVTAAAAAGIPQVVSLGALDMVNFGPRESVPGHFDDRLLYVHNPTITLMRTTVEESAELGRRLGNKLAGQARTVLIVPRGGVSALDADGMPFRDEAADEALFDAVIEAAGGIPVIVSDDHINDETLAHQAADSLHALIREHQGEA is encoded by the coding sequence GTGACACACGCCATCGTGGCTCTTGTCGGCACGCTCGACACCAAGGGTTCCGAGTACCGCTGGATGGCCGACAGGCTCGCCGAGAGTGGTGTCGACGTCGTGATCCTCGACGCAGGAACCCACGACCCCGAGGGCTTCGACGCTGAGATCGACTTCCCCCGCGAGGCGCTGGCTCGCGCCGCGGGCAGCGACATCGAGACGCTCATCGCGGCGAACGATCGCGGTGCCGCCGTCACCGTGATGGGCGAGGGTGCCGCCGCGATCACGCAGCACCTCCTCGAGGAGGGTCGCCTCAACGGGGTGCTCGCGCTCGGCGGTAGCGGCGGGTCATCCATCGCTGCCAGGGCCGTGCGCGATCTGCCCATCGGGCTGCCGAAGCTGATCGTCTCGACGATGGCGTCCGGTGACGTCTCGCCGTACGTGGGCGCCAGCGACGTCACGCTCATGTACTCCGTCGTGGACATCGCCGGCATCAACCAGGTGTCCCGCGTGGTGCTCGGCAACGCGGCCGCGGCGATCGCGGGAATGGCCAGCGCCCATGCGGCCAGGGAGGCCGACCCCGAGGAGTCCGACGACCGGCCGCTCATCGCGGCATCCATGTTCGGCGTCACGACGCCCGCAGTGGATGCCGCGCGCCAACGTCTCGAGCAGCTCGGGTACGAGGTGCTTGTGTTCCATGCCACGGGGTCGGGAGGTCGCGCGCTCGAGTCGCTCGCACGCTCGGGCCTTCTCGCGGGTGTGCTCGACCTCACGACGACGGAGCTCGCCGACGACCTCGTGGGGGGCATCCTGAGTGCGGGCCCCGACCGCGTGACCGCGGCAGCGGCAGCCGGAATCCCCCAGGTCGTGAGCCTCGGTGCCCTCGACATGGTCAACTTCGGCCCGCGCGAGTCGGTGCCGGGCCACTTCGACGACCGGCTGCTGTACGTGCACAACCCGACGATCACCCTCATGCGCACGACCGTCGAGGAGAGCGCCGAGCTCGGCAGACGCCTCGGCAACAAGCTCGCCGGGCAGGCGCGCACGGTGCTCATCGTTCCGCGCGGCGGCGTCTCGGCGCTCGACGCTGACGGGATGCCGTTCCGCGACGAGGCAGCGGACGAGGCGCTGTTCGACGCCGTAATCGAGGCGGCAGGTGGCATCCCGGTCATCGTGAGCGACGACCACATCAACGACGAGACACTGGCCCACCAGGCGGCGGACTCGCTCCACGCCCTCATCAGAGAACACCAAGGAGAAGCATGA
- a CDS encoding kynureninase, whose product MDSADALAGYRDRFVESDGLVAYLDGNSLGRPLKASVERLATFTREDWGGRLIRGWDEGWMQLPLDIGDELGRVALGAAAGQVAIADSTTVVLYKLVRAALDARPGRTEIVIDRENFPTDRYIVEGIARDRGLTVRWIETPHDGGVTPELVANAVGPHTAVALFSSVAYRSAWLADIPAVTAVVHGAGGLVIWDLSHSVGVVPTPLDEWGVDLAVGCGYKYLNGGPGAPAFLYVRRELQAELRQPIQGWLGSATPFEMGQGYEAAAGIRGFLSGTPPVIGMQPMRDMIALLGEVGLDAVRAKSVALTEHAIALVDDLLPDAALASPRDASRRGGHITIDHPRFADIMPALWSAGVIPDFRRPDGIRLGLSPLSTSFAEVEAGVRAIAGAL is encoded by the coding sequence ATGGACTCTGCTGATGCGCTCGCGGGCTACCGCGATCGGTTCGTCGAGAGTGACGGGCTTGTGGCGTACCTCGACGGCAACTCGCTGGGTCGTCCGCTGAAGGCATCCGTCGAGAGGCTCGCGACCTTCACGCGCGAGGACTGGGGCGGAAGGCTCATCCGCGGCTGGGACGAGGGGTGGATGCAACTCCCCCTCGACATCGGCGACGAACTCGGTCGTGTGGCCCTGGGTGCCGCCGCGGGCCAGGTGGCCATCGCGGACTCCACAACCGTCGTGCTCTACAAGCTCGTGCGAGCTGCGCTGGATGCTCGACCGGGGCGCACCGAGATCGTCATCGACCGCGAGAACTTCCCCACCGACCGCTACATCGTCGAGGGCATCGCCCGCGACCGCGGCCTCACGGTTCGCTGGATCGAAACGCCGCACGATGGGGGAGTGACGCCCGAGCTCGTCGCCAACGCGGTGGGGCCTCACACAGCAGTGGCGCTGTTCAGTTCGGTCGCCTACCGCTCCGCGTGGCTGGCCGATATCCCCGCCGTCACGGCGGTGGTCCACGGCGCCGGCGGCCTCGTCATCTGGGACCTCTCCCACTCCGTCGGTGTCGTTCCCACGCCTCTCGACGAGTGGGGCGTCGACCTTGCCGTGGGCTGCGGATACAAGTACCTCAACGGTGGCCCCGGTGCACCGGCATTCCTCTACGTGCGACGGGAACTGCAGGCGGAGTTGCGCCAGCCGATCCAGGGGTGGCTGGGTTCGGCGACCCCGTTCGAGATGGGCCAGGGCTACGAGGCCGCGGCGGGCATCCGGGGCTTCCTGAGCGGAACGCCACCCGTCATCGGCATGCAGCCGATGCGCGACATGATCGCGCTCCTCGGCGAGGTCGGGCTCGACGCCGTGCGCGCCAAGTCCGTGGCCCTCACCGAGCACGCGATAGCCCTCGTCGACGACCTGCTCCCGGATGCCGCGCTCGCCTCCCCGCGCGATGCGTCCCGCCGTGGCGGCCACATCACGATCGACCACCCGCGATTCGCCGACATCATGCCCGCACTGTGGTCGGCCGGCGTGATCCCGGACTTCCGGAGGCCGGACGGCATCCGTCTCGGGCTGTCGCCGCTCTCGACGAGCTTCGCCGAGGTCGAGGCTGGCGTGCGCGCGATCGCGGGCGCGCTCTAG
- a CDS encoding potassium transporter TrkG has translation MNRLRRRLRPAQWTLGGFVVGILLGTGLLMLPIAKTGPGGASFIEAFFTAVSAICVTGHIIVDTPTFWSPFGQVVILVLIQVGGLGVMTFASIIGVTVMGRLSLASRITTAAESRALDLADIKSLVLGVLRISLLIEAAVALVLFLWFWLHYGRNPLEAAWIGIFHGISSFNNAGFALFSDNMMSYVADPVVSLSLCVAIILGGLGFPVILQLRKYWGRPLRWSMNTRIVVWATPVLLLAGTVYITAIEWNNPATLGSLAWPARILAGFFQSVQTRTAGFNSIDIAAADDSTLFGMTALMFIGGGPAGTAGGIKVTTFAVLLFILLAEVRGEGVVNVLGKRLSRAVHRQAISVVLLATGLVTACTVAIMLLSDLPLSPVLFETVSAFGTVGLSTGITKELPLAAQLLLCLLMIVGRLGPITFASALALREREVLYQLPKERPIIG, from the coding sequence GTGAACCGCCTGCGCCGCCGCCTTCGTCCCGCCCAGTGGACCCTGGGCGGTTTCGTCGTGGGCATCCTCCTCGGCACTGGGCTGCTCATGCTCCCGATCGCCAAGACCGGCCCGGGCGGAGCATCCTTCATCGAGGCCTTCTTCACCGCCGTCTCGGCGATCTGCGTGACCGGGCACATCATCGTCGACACCCCCACGTTCTGGTCCCCGTTCGGGCAGGTCGTCATCCTCGTGCTGATCCAGGTCGGCGGCCTCGGGGTCATGACGTTCGCGTCGATCATCGGCGTCACCGTCATGGGGCGGCTCTCGCTCGCGTCCCGCATCACGACGGCCGCCGAGTCACGAGCTCTCGACCTGGCCGACATCAAGTCACTCGTGCTGGGAGTGCTGAGGATCTCGCTCCTCATCGAAGCCGCCGTCGCGCTCGTACTCTTCCTCTGGTTCTGGCTGCACTACGGCCGCAATCCGCTCGAGGCCGCCTGGATCGGCATCTTCCACGGCATCTCGTCGTTCAACAACGCCGGGTTCGCTCTCTTCAGCGACAACATGATGAGCTACGTCGCAGACCCGGTCGTCTCGCTCTCGCTCTGCGTCGCGATCATCCTCGGTGGCCTCGGCTTCCCGGTGATCCTGCAGCTGCGCAAGTACTGGGGCCGCCCGCTGCGCTGGAGCATGAACACCCGCATCGTCGTCTGGGCGACACCCGTTCTCCTGCTCGCGGGCACCGTCTACATCACGGCCATCGAGTGGAACAACCCGGCCACACTCGGGTCGCTCGCCTGGCCGGCGCGCATCCTCGCCGGGTTCTTCCAATCCGTGCAGACCCGCACCGCCGGGTTCAACTCGATCGACATCGCGGCGGCGGATGACTCGACCCTCTTCGGCATGACCGCGCTCATGTTCATCGGCGGAGGCCCCGCGGGCACCGCGGGCGGCATCAAGGTGACGACGTTCGCTGTTCTGCTCTTCATCCTCCTGGCCGAGGTGCGGGGCGAGGGTGTCGTCAACGTTCTCGGCAAGCGCCTCTCGCGAGCGGTGCACCGCCAGGCGATCTCCGTCGTGCTGCTCGCCACCGGTCTCGTCACCGCGTGCACCGTCGCGATCATGCTCCTCTCCGATCTCCCGCTCAGCCCTGTGCTCTTCGAGACGGTGTCGGCGTTCGGCACCGTCGGGCTCTCCACGGGTATCACCAAGGAGCTGCCGCTCGCCGCGCAATTGCTGCTCTGCCTGCTCATGATCGTCGGCCGTCTCGGCCCCATCACCTTCGCCTCGGCGCTCGCGCTGCGAGAGCGCGAGGTGCTCTACCAACTCCCCAAGGAAAGGCCGATCATTGGCTAA
- a CDS encoding TrkA family potassium uptake protein, with amino-acid sequence MAKSHSQSDAGRVARADSVAVIGMGRFGRALALELMASGTEVLGIDFREDIVQELNGQLTHVVQADSTKEEALRQLALPEFDRVVVAIGHDVQSSILTTSILLGFNIEHLWVKAVSAQHGRILEQLGVKHVVFPEGDMGRRVAHLVRGSMQDFLEIGDDFSLIKMAPPPSTIGKNLTDAGVRTKFGVTVVAVRRLGGRWNYATADTMIEEGDTLLVAGSTSKAEAFSQLH; translated from the coding sequence TTGGCTAAGTCACACTCACAGTCCGATGCCGGTCGCGTCGCGAGGGCCGACTCCGTCGCCGTCATCGGTATGGGTCGCTTCGGTCGCGCCCTTGCGCTCGAACTCATGGCCAGCGGAACCGAGGTGCTCGGCATCGACTTCCGCGAGGACATCGTGCAGGAGCTCAACGGCCAGCTCACCCACGTGGTGCAGGCCGACTCCACCAAGGAGGAGGCGCTGCGGCAGCTCGCACTGCCGGAGTTCGACCGCGTGGTGGTTGCGATCGGGCACGACGTGCAGTCGAGCATCCTGACCACCTCGATCCTGCTCGGATTCAACATCGAACACCTCTGGGTGAAGGCCGTCAGTGCGCAGCACGGGCGCATCCTCGAGCAGCTGGGTGTCAAGCACGTCGTCTTCCCGGAAGGTGACATGGGGCGTCGTGTTGCGCACCTCGTGCGGGGGTCGATGCAGGACTTCCTCGAGATCGGCGACGACTTCTCGCTCATCAAGATGGCGCCGCCGCCCAGCACGATCGGCAAGAACCTGACGGATGCCGGGGTCCGCACCAAGTTCGGTGTCACCGTGGTCGCGGTGCGCAGGCTCGGTGGCCGCTGGAACTACGCCACGGCCGACACCATGATCGAGGAGGGCGACACTCTGCTCGTCGCGGGCTCGACGAGCAAGGCGGAGGCCTTCAGCCAGTTGCACTGA
- a CDS encoding phosphoenolpyruvate hydrolase family protein translates to MIDRTTALERLRAQVAAGKPIIGAGAGTGISAKSEEAGGVDMIIIYNSGRYRMAGRGSLSGLLAYGDANQVVVDMAREVLPIVQDTPVIAGVNGTDPFRVMGHFLDDLKRMGFTGVQNFPTVGLIDGLFRQNLEETGMSYSLEVDMVRLAAERDLLTTPYVFDLESTVAMTEAGADIVVAHMGLTTMGTIGAKTTAVTLEESVGRVQEIADAATAINPDVLVICHGGPIAEPADAAYVLQNTTGVHGFYGASSAERLPTERGIREQIEEFKAISFTGEA, encoded by the coding sequence ATGATCGACAGGACAACCGCCCTCGAACGCCTCCGCGCCCAGGTCGCGGCCGGCAAGCCCATCATCGGGGCCGGAGCGGGTACGGGTATCTCGGCGAAGTCCGAGGAGGCCGGCGGCGTCGACATGATCATCATCTACAACTCGGGGCGCTACCGGATGGCCGGCCGAGGCTCGCTCAGTGGCCTTCTCGCCTATGGCGACGCGAACCAGGTCGTCGTCGACATGGCGCGCGAGGTGCTGCCGATCGTGCAGGACACCCCCGTCATAGCGGGTGTCAATGGCACGGACCCGTTCCGCGTCATGGGGCACTTCCTCGACGACCTCAAGCGCATGGGGTTCACGGGAGTGCAGAACTTCCCGACCGTCGGACTGATCGACGGGCTGTTCCGCCAGAACCTCGAGGAGACGGGTATGAGCTACTCGCTCGAGGTCGACATGGTGCGGCTCGCGGCGGAGCGCGACCTGCTCACGACGCCGTACGTCTTCGACCTCGAGTCGACTGTCGCCATGACCGAGGCCGGGGCCGACATCGTCGTCGCGCACATGGGCCTCACGACGATGGGCACGATCGGCGCGAAGACGACGGCCGTGACTCTCGAGGAGTCGGTGGGCCGCGTGCAGGAGATCGCGGATGCCGCGACCGCGATCAACCCGGACGTGCTCGTCATCTGCCACGGTGGTCCCATCGCGGAGCCGGCGGATGCCGCGTACGTGCTGCAGAACACGACGGGTGTGCACGGTTTCTACGGGGCCTCCTCGGCGGAGCGGTTGCCCACGGAACGTGGCATCCGTGAGCAGATCGAGGAGTTCAAGGCGATCTCGTTCACTGGGGAGGCGTGA
- a CDS encoding SDR family oxidoreductase: MIAGAVVLVTGANGGLGVEFVQQALDRGAAKVYATARTPRTWSDERVVPLALDVTDEASVAEVAGVAADTTIVINNAGIGGDAPIATGDIADIRATFETNVFGAINVARAFAPVLARNGGGALVDVHSLLSWLGVAGAYSASKAAFWSITNSLRLELAPAGTHVMGLHLGYTDTPMVTNVAAPKNDPADVVRQAYDGLELGEYEVLADEASARVKQGLAAPITALYPQLAG; this comes from the coding sequence ATGATCGCAGGAGCAGTAGTCCTCGTTACCGGAGCCAACGGGGGACTCGGTGTCGAGTTCGTCCAGCAGGCCCTCGACCGCGGTGCGGCCAAGGTCTACGCGACCGCGCGAACGCCGCGCACGTGGAGCGATGAGCGCGTCGTTCCGCTCGCGCTCGACGTCACCGACGAGGCCTCTGTTGCCGAGGTCGCGGGAGTCGCCGCCGACACGACGATCGTGATCAACAATGCGGGTATCGGCGGGGACGCGCCCATCGCCACCGGGGACATCGCGGACATCCGCGCCACCTTCGAGACCAACGTGTTCGGGGCGATCAACGTGGCCCGCGCCTTCGCCCCCGTGCTCGCTCGCAACGGCGGGGGCGCCCTCGTGGATGTGCACTCCCTGCTCAGCTGGCTCGGCGTGGCCGGTGCCTACAGCGCGTCGAAGGCCGCCTTCTGGTCGATCACCAACTCCCTGCGCCTGGAGCTCGCGCCCGCCGGGACGCACGTGATGGGCCTCCACCTCGGCTACACGGACACCCCCATGGTGACCAACGTGGCTGCACCCAAGAACGACCCGGCCGACGTGGTGCGCCAGGCCTATGACGGACTCGAGCTCGGCGAGTACGAGGTGCTCGCCGACGAAGCCTCGGCGCGCGTCAAGCAGGGGCTGGCCGCACCGATCACCGCTCTGTACCCGCAGCTGGCGGGCTAG
- a CDS encoding acyl-CoA dehydrogenase family protein, with protein MTVLTEELLQRIRSRAAGYDRDNAFFQEDLDDLRAAGYLAPRSLLETARDQRMLAAYAPATALAINMHLVWVGVARVLKDRGDTSLQWVLDDAASGELFAFGNSEQGNDLVLWDSLTTAETVEGGYAFTGTKIFTSLAPAWTRLGIFGKQSGPEGDRLIHGFITRDTPGWRSKDDWDTLGMRATQSHSTVLEGAFVPEARVARILPVGPNADPFIFGIFSNFLLLIGSVYAGIADRALELAVEAVKKRTSLKTGQTYDKDPDFRWRVADAALALDALAPQIETLARDVDELADHGADWFRLLVGVKHRATETARYVVDQAMRSAGGGGYRSSSELARLQRDVLAGIYHPSDTESVHSTVAANLLGPL; from the coding sequence ATGACCGTGCTCACCGAGGAACTGCTGCAGCGGATCCGCTCGCGGGCGGCTGGCTACGACCGCGACAACGCGTTCTTCCAGGAGGACCTCGACGACCTGCGCGCCGCTGGCTACCTCGCGCCGCGGAGCCTCCTCGAGACGGCCCGTGACCAGCGGATGCTCGCTGCCTACGCCCCGGCCACGGCGCTCGCCATCAACATGCACCTCGTCTGGGTGGGCGTCGCGCGGGTGCTGAAGGATCGCGGAGACACCTCCCTCCAGTGGGTACTGGATGACGCGGCATCCGGTGAGCTCTTTGCCTTCGGTAACAGCGAGCAGGGCAACGATCTCGTGCTCTGGGACTCGCTCACGACAGCTGAGACCGTCGAAGGCGGTTACGCGTTCACGGGCACGAAGATCTTCACTTCCCTCGCGCCAGCGTGGACCCGGCTCGGCATCTTCGGAAAGCAGAGCGGGCCGGAGGGCGACCGTCTCATCCACGGCTTCATCACGCGAGACACCCCCGGCTGGCGCTCCAAGGACGACTGGGACACCCTCGGCATGCGTGCGACCCAGAGCCACAGCACGGTGCTCGAGGGCGCCTTCGTTCCCGAGGCTCGGGTTGCCCGCATCCTGCCGGTGGGTCCGAACGCCGACCCGTTCATCTTCGGTATCTTCTCGAACTTCCTCCTCCTCATCGGCAGTGTCTACGCGGGCATCGCCGACCGCGCCCTCGAGCTCGCGGTCGAGGCCGTGAAGAAGCGCACGAGCCTGAAGACCGGGCAGACCTACGACAAGGACCCGGACTTCCGGTGGCGCGTCGCCGACGCCGCACTTGCCCTCGACGCCCTGGCGCCTCAGATCGAGACCCTGGCCCGGGATGTCGACGAGCTCGCCGATCACGGTGCCGACTGGTTCCGCCTCCTCGTCGGCGTCAAGCATCGCGCCACCGAGACGGCACGGTACGTCGTCGACCAGGCCATGCGCTCGGCGGGCGGAGGCGGATACCGCAGCTCCTCGGAACTCGCCCGCCTCCAGCGCGACGTGCTCGCCGGTATCTACCACCCGAGCGACACCGAGTCGGTCCACAGCACGGTGGCGGCAAACCTCCTCGGCCCGTTGTAG